Part of the Kamptonema formosum PCC 6407 genome, TAAGCTTTCACCTCTTTTTTCTTGAACATTTGCAACATCCGATCTGTCACTAAGAAACCGCCGACTACGTTAATCGTTGCCAATGCGATCGCGATCGTCCCTAAAATCGAAGTGACGCTAAGATTTCCTTGACCTGAAATCAAAATTGCCCCCAAAACCGCGATCCCAGAAATCGCATTAGAACCAGACATTAAGGGTGTGTGCAGCGTTGGTGGAACTTTGTTAATTACTTCAAATCCCACGAAGGACGCTAAAACAAACACTACTAAACCCGCAATCAATCCTGATGCCATAAATTTTGGTAATTGGTAATTGTTAACTGTTAACTGTTAACTGTTAACTGTTAACTGTTAACTGTTAACTGTTGAGCGGTGATACCTAAAGCTTCGCGTACCCGCTGATTGCGGATTTCACCACTGTGGGCAACGCAAGCTCCAGTGATGATGTCATCTTCAAAATTCAAATTCAGGGCTTTATCTTTGACCATTAGCTGAAGTAAAGCCGAAATGTTTTTCGAGTAAGTTTCGCTGGCGTGTACCGGCATTGACGATGGCAAATTAATCGGGCCGATCACCGTCACACCGTTCCACAGCACATCTTTACCAGGCTCAGTACATTCGCAGTTTCCACCTTGCTCAGCAGCTAGGTCAACAATCACCGAGCCCGGCTTCATTTGAGCTACCATTTCTCTGGTAACAAGCACGGGCGCTTTCCGGCCTGGAACTTGAGCGGTAGTAATTACTGCGTCTGATGCGCCGACGTGCTGGGTGAGCACTTCGCGGGTGTATTGCTTGGAGGCCTCGGAAAGTTCCTTGGCGTAGCCGCCAGCGGCGACTGTTTCTTCTTTTAGTTCGACATCAATAAATTTAGCGCCCAAGCTTTGGACTTGTTCTTTGACATCGGGCCGGATGTCGAAGGCTTCGACTACTGCACCTAAGCGGCGTGCAGTTGCGATCGCCTGTAAGCCAGCTACGCCTGCACCCATTACCAGCACCTTCGCGGGACGAATTGTACCGGCTGCGGTGGTCAACATCGGAAAATATTTGGGCAAAGTCGCGGCCGCGATCAGCACTGCTTTATAGCCAGCAACGTTAGCTTGAGATGACAGCGCATCCATGCTTTGAGCGCGGCTGGTGCGGGGGATCATTTCCATGCTGAAGGCCGTTACTTGGCGTTCGGCCAAACGTTGCACTAAAGCAGGATTTCCCAAGGGGTTCAGAAATCCGATAAATACTGACCCTTCCCGCAACTGATGAATTTCTGACTCTTGCAGTGCGCCAATTTTCAGCAGTACATCCGCCTCGCCCCACAGTGCGGCGGTATCGGCTACAATCTTTGCTCCTACTGCTTCGTAAGCAATATCGGAGAAGAAGGATTGCTCGCCAGCACCGGCCTCAACCAACACTTCAATGCCCTGTTTTACTAACTTGGCTACAGCGTCGGGTATTAAGGCTACTCGGCGCTCGCCGGCCTCGACTTCTTTCGCGATCGCTACTTTCATAAACTCTCCTTAAATTTTAGTTGGAATTCTGGGATTGCCACTTAACAGGATCTGGCTTGCCCTTTCAAGCTTGGGTCTGATGCGCCAGAGCATATTGCGCTAGAGGGCCCTATCCTGAGAGCAATAAAGCCACTCGCGCATCCTGGCCTGGAGTGCGATTTCCACTCTGAGACCGGACGACTCCAGCGCCAGCGGCAAATAATCGGGTGTTATGTTCAAACTTCCAGCGCAATAAACTTCTCATTGTTGATGGTAACGGCGATTCCTCCAAATCTAGCCAGTTCTTTAACTTGTCTTATACATTTAATCCGGTTAAAGTGCTGGGTCTGTGGGTTGCGATCCTATATCAATCCGCTACCTAATTCTGTAACTTTAATGTCAAACATGGTACTACAGAGTCAGGGATTAGCAACTGGGAAAGGAAACCTTGACAAAAATGCAACTATAGCTAATTGGCTAAGGATTAGCCATAGCAATTAGTCCTTGGTATTTAGCAATTACTAACTACCAATTATCCTGATTCTAATGCCACTAAAAATCACTATATAACTATCTACTTAATTAGATAGATGGCAGTAGGTGGCTGAGGGTATTAGTGGAAAAAGGTTAACCTACGGGGAATTTATGGCTATCTCAGAACTTACGCACTCAACCAAAGAAACCGGGTTTTTTGACGAAAATACTTTGCCCTTATCCACATACGATCGCAAAAACCCGGTTTCTGAAGCCATAAGCGTAAGTCCGATATTCTGATAAGGCTAATAATAGCCATAAATCCCCTAATTAAGATATCATTTATGACCAAAAATCAGATCGAAAAAACCATCATCTAAGTCATAACCAAACATCTGTGACATCGACATCAACTTGGATTTACCTGCAATTCCCTGTTGATTTAACCAATCCGTTAGCACAAAAATTTTGTGCATCAAAAATATCTCTAAAGCTTCCGGGTTATACTGAATTCCCTCCTTTTTATGAAACTGATGTGGCACTAGCATTGCTGCATATCGAGCTAATTCTCCCCCTTTCCAATCTAACAAAAATGGCAGCCAAGGATAGGAAGCATCTAACCGGATAAACCACAACCTCACTTCAGGAATCTCGGAAAGTTCTCGCGGATCTAGGGGATCGCGAGGATAGTCGATTTCAAACTTTAACTGTTGTTCGCTAGAGGCGATCGCGCCCTCTTCCAGCCACTTTTCAATCACCGTCTGAACCGATGACAGATCTAAATTATTTATACACTCAGAATTTAGCGAAATCACAATAGTCATAAAATCTCAACCTAATCGATCTTAGCTATTAGCTATCATACCAGTAATCAGCAAAAGTTGAGTTTATAAATCATTTAAAAGTGCTATAGACCTACTTAGCCACTACCCATCGCTAATTCCCTCTCTCCCTGAGTATAACCCACTAGCGGATCGTCGCTGGCAATTTAATAGTAAAAATAGAACCCTTTCCCAATCTACTTTCAACCTGAATATCTCCCCCCATCATCTGGCAAAATTTCTTAGTTATAGCAAGTCCTAAACCACTACCGTCATATCGCCGCGTTGCAGACTCATCTGCCTGAGTAAAAGCTTGAAAAACTTTCCCAATTTGCTCAGGACTCATCCCAATTCCAGTATCGCTGACTTTGAAAATAATCCATTCTTCCCCAGACATAATTTCCGATTCTTCTTGGTGATTATTGCGATGTCTGTATACCTCTAAATTAACGTAGCCGCCTTCAGTAAATTTGCTGGCATTACTTAATACACTAAACAAACATTGGTGAGTTTTGATGACATCACCATACATAGTCCCAATATCTTCTGGGCAGTTAACGGTTAAAATATTAGCCCTTTTTTCAGCCAAAGGTTGAAGAGTATTTACTACATCCTTAACTATAGTCTCAATATTAAATAATTCTAAATCTAGCTGTATCTGACCCGATTCTATATTCGACACATTCAAAATATTATTAACAAGTAACAACAAATGTTTGCCCGCACTATTTATTTTTTGTAAATCGGGGATAAAATTATCCAACTCAATCTCTAAAAATTCTTCAGCTAACATATCACTGTAACCGATAATCGCATTTAAAGGAGTGCGGAGTTCGTGGCTCATATTGGCTAAAAACAAGCTTTTAGCTTTGCTTGCCTCCTCAGCTTCAGTCCGAGCTTTTTGCGCTTCTTCATTTTTGGATTGCAAGTTAGTGAATAGTTTTTGTAACTCCCAAGCCATCTGATTAAAAGCCTTAGCTAAAATTCCTAATTCATCTTTACGGTTAATATTTACTCTTTGGTTCCATTCCCCATTGCACAAAGTTTCTGCTGCAACTGTCAGATGAGTAATTGGTTGAATAATGCGGCTAGTTAGTATCCATGTCAAACCGCCTACACCCAAAACGGCAATGATGGCAATCGCGATCGCTAATTTCAAAAATAACTTTTCATTTTCTAAAGCTTCGTGTTCTTGCTGCAAAATAATTACCCCCCAGCCTATGTCTAACTTTTTCCCATAGGATAGCCATTTTACACCTCGATCGTCAGTAAAAGAAAATGTGCCTGTTTGACCCTTTAATAAATTTTTGACTGCTGGATAGTTACTAAGGTTAGTTAGGTGATCTCCCGATACAAAATTGGGGTCAGGATGGGCTAGGACTGCACCATTTTCATCTACTAGGAAAGCAAAGCCTGTTTTCCCCAATCGTACTGCCCCAACTACGTGAGCCAGATCGCTAAGAAATGTGCCGATGATCGCTACTCCTTTTGTTTTAGCTCTTCCATTTATAGGAGTAGAAGATAATTTGTCTGATAGCACTAATTTTTGTACTTCATCAACTGAATCTTCTTGCGGCGAGTGAGTTGCTAAATCTAGAAGTTGTTTAGTTGTAAGATTGACAGTACCGTTATCGGGTAAACCAGGATAAGCTTTCTGAAATTGGGAGACTGCTTTGGCTGTTGGGCGATCGTAATTACCAGTAATTAAGCCTTTGTAGTAGTCAAGTGTTTTAAGTTGCTCCTGTAATTCTTTTACAGACAAACTTCTATTACCGGGATAAATATTAGTAAATTCTCGAATCGGTGTAGAGAAGATCATCGCAGGTTTCCCTGTGCTGTAAGAAATCACAGCTTGGCGGGTAATTTCATGACCGGCAATTGCATTTTTAAACCACTGGCGATGGCCTCGGTAAATGCGATCGAGTGGCTGACCATTGCCGCGAGAAATAACATAACCTTCTAAATTGTAAGTTTCCACAGCATATATGTGGTTGTAGGTGCGGTTAATAGCAGTAACTAGCGGCAATTGCTGGCTGACATCCATGCTGATCGTGTTGGGGTTGTGGCTGAGGCTGTATAAAATCCGAACATTCATTTGTTCCCACCGCGAGACACTTTCCGTCAAGACATCTGCTTTTAATTCAAGATGCTGTTTGGCTTGGGTGCGGATAATCTCGGCGGCGCGATCGCTAGCAAACCAGATAGCAACTAACATGGCAGGTACTACTCCCACCATTACGCCAACTGTCATTTGGAATCGCAAACTTACGAAAAATGATCCTTTCATCACAGCATTATTTGTTAAGAAACAAGATCGTTGGAGACATGGTGTTTACTCTAGGTTCCTTCATTTTTAATATCGATCTAAGTAGTTTTGTGAGAATATATACATATAATTGGATTTAGTTCTACCTAAAATCCCTATTCAGGATAAAAATAATCCATTGGTACTCCTTCCTGGAGTTGTGGAAATTTGCGGTTGATAGCTATTAGCTACACTTAGACCCTTTTTGCGCGTAAAGGCAAAAAGCAGCGACCTAAAGAGCTGTGACCTTTCCACTATGTCATAGGTTCGGGGATGGTGGCTATGATAATTTTACTGATGAGTGTTGCTATAGTTAGTACGATTGGATAGTATAGCTAGCGTCGGGCGGGTGCTGAAGCTCGTAAAATATTAAGATATTACAAAGCTTTTCCTAACTGCTAAGAAATGAGGCGAGCGAATTTGTTATAATCGCCAATACCGCTCATTTTCCGATGGTGGAAGATGCGCCAACTGAGGAAAAGCGAATCCGAGAGTTTTTGCTATCTATCTATAGCTTAGCTAAATCAGGAGACTTGCCCGCATGAAGGAGCTAGATCAGTATTATAAGGTTCTAGGGTTATTGCCAGGGGCTTCCCAAGAAGAAGTTAACCAGGCTTATAAGGATTTGGCGTTTATTTGGCATCCAGATCGTATCCCTAATGATAATCCCAGACTGCAACAAAAAGCTCAAGAAAAACTTAAGGAAATTAATCAAGCACGGGAAAAATTACGGGCAATTAAAGTCACTCCTGGATCGGCGCGATCGCCCAAGTCGAAAGAGTCGTCTCGCTATGCTCAATCTCAAGCACAATGGCGATCCCAATCTGAAGCGCAATCTCGCTATCAATCTTCTGCTCAAGCAAAATCCGAAGCGCACTCTAGCTATCAATCTTCTACTCAAGCAAAATCTCAAGCTCAATCTAGCTATCAATCTTCTGCTCAAGCAAAATCTCAAGCGCAATCTCCCTATCAATCTTCTACTCAAGCAAAATCTCAAGCGCAATCTCCCTATCAATCTCCTACTCAAGCAAAATCTCAAGCGCAATCTCCCTATCAATCTCCTACTCAAGCAAAATCTGCTGCTCAATCTTACTATCAATCTCCTGCTCAACCTCAAGCTCAATCTTACTATCAACCTCCTGCTCAATCTCCTGCTCAATCTTACTATCAATCCCCTCCTCAATCGCCATCCTATCCTACTTCTCCCCAGCCTAATCAAAACACAAGTCCCGATTTAAGCGGAGCAGACTTTAGGGGAGCTTCATTGAAAGAGAAGGATTTATCAGGTAGAAATTTAAGTAATGCTAACTTAAGTGATGCCGATTTGAGCGATGCTTTCCTGCATAATGTAAACCTCAAAGGAGCAAATTTGTACAAAGCAAATTTATTTAGAGCCAACCTTTTGTCAGCCTGCTTAACCAATGCCAATTTGAGAGAAACTAATTTAATTGGAGCAGATTTAAGCGGTGCAGATTTGAGTGGTGCTGACTTAACTGGAGCGAAAATTGGTTACGGCGATCGCATTCTAGTAAAACTGACGGGAACTAAGTTAACAGGAGCAATTTTACCAGACGGAAGAATTCATCAATAGAATTGCTAAGACGGTTAGGGGCTAGGGGCTAGGGGCTAAGGGCTAGGGGCTAGGGAAAGAAAGGAAAGAGAAGGGACTGAGAGGGTAGAGGCTAGGGGAGAACAACGAACAACGAACAACTAACAAAGAACAACTAACAACTAACAACTAACCCCCGATCAGAATATCATTACGATTTGCCGCACCCAAAGCAGGTCTAGCACCGTTAATGTGGGGCGTAATTGCAAAGGGTAAACTTGGTGCGAGTCCCCACTTGTTCACCAACTGCTGCAAGAACAAATCTTGTTCACTTCTCAATCCATCCCAATCACTACCGCGATTAACAATTGCGAACCAAACCAAACCCCGATCGCGCGTTGGTATAACTCCAGCCAAAGCAATCACACGATCTAAAGTCCCAGTTTTCGCAACAGTTCCTTTAGGAATATGGCGATGTTCCAATGTCCCTTTATCGCGTCCCGACACTGGAAATAGATCGGCAATTGTTAGATTAGTGCCGTACAAATAACGTTGAATTGCTTGTAGCATTGCACAGACAGCCCTGGGAGAAATCCGATTTTCTTCCCCTAATCCAGAACCATTAATCAATTGAACTTCTGACTGCGGAACCCCAGCCGCCCAAGCAGCTTGCTGCTGTACAACTTTCGCCCCGCCGACAACATCAGCCAGCATTTCCGCCATCTCATTATCGCTGTAGATATTCATTTGCTTAAGAATTTCCGCTAGCGGAAGCGATCGCCTTTTTAACAGCAAGCGGCCACTAGCCACAGATTTCTTAGCTACAACATTACCCGCGATCGCCACACGAGGTCGAGCAGTTCCCGGAGGCATCTTATAATACAAACCCTTAACTGCCGACGACCAAATTGTAGAATCGAGCCCCTCCCGCAATAACTCCCCCGCCACCATTGGATTCGAGTCGTAATTCATCCAAAACTTGCCCACAATCACCAAATTGCCAGCAACCCGATTAATCCCCATCTTATTCAGAGCATTACCAACAGCGATCGCCTCCTCCCAAACAAACAACGGATCGCCCCCACCCTCAACTACCAAATCCCCCCGTAAAACCCCATTCTTAATCGGCCCAGTAGCACTCAGCCGCGTTTCAAACTGATAATTCGCCCCCCAAGTTTGCAGCGAAGCCAAAGAAGTCGCAATCTTCGTCAGTGAAGCCCCAGGCACCGGCACAGTCCCCTCAT contains:
- a CDS encoding NAD(P) transhydrogenase subunit alpha gives rise to the protein MASGLIAGLVVFVLASFVGFEVINKVPPTLHTPLMSGSNAISGIAVLGAILISGQGNLSVTSILGTIAIALATINVVGGFLVTDRMLQMFKKKEVKA
- a CDS encoding Re/Si-specific NAD(P)(+) transhydrogenase subunit alpha, which gives rise to MKVAIAKEVEAGERRVALIPDAVAKLVKQGIEVLVEAGAGEQSFFSDIAYEAVGAKIVADTAALWGEADVLLKIGALQESEIHQLREGSVFIGFLNPLGNPALVQRLAERQVTAFSMEMIPRTSRAQSMDALSSQANVAGYKAVLIAAATLPKYFPMLTTAAGTIRPAKVLVMGAGVAGLQAIATARRLGAVVEAFDIRPDVKEQVQSLGAKFIDVELKEETVAAGGYAKELSEASKQYTREVLTQHVGASDAVITTAQVPGRKAPVLVTREMVAQMKPGSVIVDLAAEQGGNCECTEPGKDVLWNGVTVIGPINLPSSMPVHASETYSKNISALLQLMVKDKALNLNFEDDIITGACVAHSGEIRNQRVREALGITAQQLTVNS
- a CDS encoding CRR6 family NdhI maturation factor; translated protein: MTIVISLNSECINNLDLSSVQTVIEKWLEEGAIASSEQQLKFEIDYPRDPLDPRELSEIPEVRLWFIRLDASYPWLPFLLDWKGGELARYAAMLVPHQFHKKEGIQYNPEALEIFLMHKIFVLTDWLNQQGIAGKSKLMSMSQMFGYDLDDGFFDLIFGHK
- a CDS encoding ATP-binding protein, with translation MKGSFFVSLRFQMTVGVMVGVVPAMLVAIWFASDRAAEIIRTQAKQHLELKADVLTESVSRWEQMNVRILYSLSHNPNTISMDVSQQLPLVTAINRTYNHIYAVETYNLEGYVISRGNGQPLDRIYRGHRQWFKNAIAGHEITRQAVISYSTGKPAMIFSTPIREFTNIYPGNRSLSVKELQEQLKTLDYYKGLITGNYDRPTAKAVSQFQKAYPGLPDNGTVNLTTKQLLDLATHSPQEDSVDEVQKLVLSDKLSSTPINGRAKTKGVAIIGTFLSDLAHVVGAVRLGKTGFAFLVDENGAVLAHPDPNFVSGDHLTNLSNYPAVKNLLKGQTGTFSFTDDRGVKWLSYGKKLDIGWGVIILQQEHEALENEKLFLKLAIAIAIIAVLGVGGLTWILTSRIIQPITHLTVAAETLCNGEWNQRVNINRKDELGILAKAFNQMAWELQKLFTNLQSKNEEAQKARTEAEEASKAKSLFLANMSHELRTPLNAIIGYSDMLAEEFLEIELDNFIPDLQKINSAGKHLLLLVNNILNVSNIESGQIQLDLELFNIETIVKDVVNTLQPLAEKRANILTVNCPEDIGTMYGDVIKTHQCLFSVLSNASKFTEGGYVNLEVYRHRNNHQEESEIMSGEEWIIFKVSDTGIGMSPEQIGKVFQAFTQADESATRRYDGSGLGLAITKKFCQMMGGDIQVESRLGKGSIFTIKLPATIR
- a CDS encoding pentapeptide repeat-containing protein — protein: MKELDQYYKVLGLLPGASQEEVNQAYKDLAFIWHPDRIPNDNPRLQQKAQEKLKEINQAREKLRAIKVTPGSARSPKSKESSRYAQSQAQWRSQSEAQSRYQSSAQAKSEAHSSYQSSTQAKSQAQSSYQSSAQAKSQAQSPYQSSTQAKSQAQSPYQSPTQAKSQAQSPYQSPTQAKSAAQSYYQSPAQPQAQSYYQPPAQSPAQSYYQSPPQSPSYPTSPQPNQNTSPDLSGADFRGASLKEKDLSGRNLSNANLSDADLSDAFLHNVNLKGANLYKANLFRANLLSACLTNANLRETNLIGADLSGADLSGADLTGAKIGYGDRILVKLTGTKLTGAILPDGRIHQ
- a CDS encoding D-alanyl-D-alanine carboxypeptidase, producing the protein MLELLSSGIISLWLEAAGLQKVGLNAAAVLAWEGGLSGLVLAGGDVSQSPLVNPDGATAAAVQGYLQQLSAKGMLEGSQGVWMQSGIRPLVSNEGTVPVPGASLTKIATSLASLQTWGANYQFETRLSATGPIKNGVLRGDLVVEGGGDPLFVWEEAIAVGNALNKMGINRVAGNLVIVGKFWMNYDSNPMVAGELLREGLDSTIWSSAVKGLYYKMPPGTARPRVAIAGNVVAKKSVASGRLLLKRRSLPLAEILKQMNIYSDNEMAEMLADVVGGAKVVQQQAAWAAGVPQSEVQLINGSGLGEENRISPRAVCAMLQAIQRYLYGTNLTIADLFPVSGRDKGTLEHRHIPKGTVAKTGTLDRVIALAGVIPTRDRGLVWFAIVNRGSDWDGLRSEQDLFLQQLVNKWGLAPSLPFAITPHINGARPALGAANRNDILIGG